Proteins from one Ricinus communis isolate WT05 ecotype wild-type chromosome 9, ASM1957865v1, whole genome shotgun sequence genomic window:
- the LOC8280741 gene encoding early nodulin-like protein 1, giving the protein MANTVSRSNYQHKNAFAVLGLFCVMLMLQKGDAIQFTVGGAKGWTVPKNTTAYEYNQWAEKTRFQIGDSLLFVYKPDQDSVLLVNKQDYDSCTTTAALATYDDGHTVYTFNRSGHFYFISGNKDNCLKNEKLIVVVLADRSNRSSYTNETTTASPPPSGEMGIVPSPAPAGEEAPPAGTVENNPSPSPVSDTPNAASVIYMSFSAAIGAFFASYLILIF; this is encoded by the exons ATGGCTAACACCGTTTCAAGGTCAAATTACCAGCACAAGAATGCCTTTGCTGTGTTGGGGCTCTTTTGTGTAATGCTGATGTTGCAGAAAGGTGATGCTATACAATTCACTGTTGGGGGAGCTAAAGGTTGGACCGTGCCCAAAAATACCACAGCATATGAATATAATCAATGGGCAGAAAAAACCAGGTTTCAGATTGGAGACTCCTTGT TGTTTGTCTACAAGCCAGACCAAGATTCTGTGCTCCTAGTAAACAAACAAGACTACGACAGTTGTACTACAACTGCAGCTCTGGCTACCTACGATGATGGCCACACGGTCTATACATTCAACCGATCGGGTCATTTCTACTTCATAAGTGGAAACAAAGATAATTGTTTAAAGAACGAGAAGTTAATAGTGGTCGTTTTGGCAGACAGAAGCAACCGTTCTTCTTATACAAACGAAACGACCACAGCTTCGCCTCCACCTTCAGGCGAAATGGGCATAGTCCCATCTCCTGCACCTGCTGGCGAGGAGGCTCCTCCAGCAGGAACAGTGGAGAATAACCCATCACCATCTCCAGTTAGCGATACCCCAAATGCGGCTTCTGTCATATACATGAGTTTCTCAGCTGCCATTGGAGCATTTTTTGCTTCATATCTTATTCTAATATTCTGA
- the LOC8280742 gene encoding protein disulfide isomerase-like 5-4: MISSSKLKSVDFYRKIPRDLTEASLSGAGLSIIAALSMVFLFGMELSNYLTVNTSTSVIVDKSSDGDFLRIDFNLSFPALSCEFASVDVSDVLGTNRLNITKTIRKFSIDHDLNPTGSEFQSGPVLHHIKHGDEIEGEVGEGSVSLNSRNFDQYAQQYPILVVNFYAPWCYWSNRLKPSWESAAKIMRERYDPEMDGRILLVNVDCTADAELCRRNHIQGYPSIRIFRKGSDIKDDHGHHDHESYYGDRDTESLVKTMESLVAPIQLESLKSENATQSTKRPAPLTGGCRIEGYVRVKKVPGNLIISARSGAHSFDPSQMNMSHVISHLSFGLKVSPKVMNEAKRLVPYIGGSHDKLNGRSFVNHRDVDANVTIEHYLQIVKTEVVTRRSSREHKLLEEYEYTAHSSLVQSVYIPAAKFHFELSPMQVLITENPKSFSHFITNVCAIIGGVFTVAGILDSILHHTVRLMKKVELGKNF; this comes from the exons ATGATTTCTTCTAGCAAGCTCAAATCTGTCGATTTTTACAG GAAAATTCCAAGAGACTTGACTGAAGCATCATTATCAGGTGCAGGATTATCCATAATTGCAGCTCTCTCTATGGTTTTTTTATTTGGCATG GAATTGAGTAATTATTTAACAGTCAACACCTCTACGTCTGTTATCGTTGACAAGAGTTCTGATGGGGACTTCTTACGTATTGATTTTAATCTAAG CTTTCCTGCTCTTTCATGTGAATTCGCATCAGTTGACGTAAGCGACGTGTTGGGAACT AACAGGTTGAATATAACCAAGACAATCCGCAAATTTTCAATAGATCATGATTTAAACCCTACTGGCTCTGAGTTTCAATCAGGACCGGTCTTGCATCACATTAAGCATGGAGATGAGATTGAAGGAGAAGTGGGCGAAGGGTCTGTATCACTAAATAGTCGTAATTTTGATCAGTATGCACAGCA GTATCCAATATTAGTTGTCAACTTTTATGCTCCTTGGTGCTACTGGAGTAATCGTCTG aAACCTTCATGGGAAAGTGCTGCTAAAATAATGAGAGAAAG ATATGATCCAGAAATGGATGGACGCATTCTTTTGGTGAATGTTGACTGCACTGCTGATGCTGAATTGTGTAGAAG GAATCACATTCAAGGGTATCCCTCCATTCGTATTTTTCGTAAAGGGAGTGATATCAA GGATGACCATGGACACCATGATCATGAATCTTATTATGGAGATCGAGATACAGAGAGCTTGGTTAAG ACAATGGAAAGTCTGGTTGCACCTATTCAGCTGGAATCTCTTAAATCTGAAAATGCGACGCAGAGTACCAAAAGACCGGCACCTTTGACAGGGGGATGCAGAATTGAAGGATATGTGCGCGTAAAAAAG GTTCCAGGAAACCTCATTATCTCAGCTCGTTCAGGGGCACATTCTTTTGATCCTTCTCAAATGAACATGTCACATGTCATATCCCATCTTTCATTTGGCTTGAAGGTTTCACCCAAGGTGATGAATGAAGCAAAGCGATTGGTACCTTATATTGGTGGAAGTCATGACAAGTTAAATGGGCGGTCATTCGTTAATCACCGAGATGTAGATGCCAATGTTACT ATAGAGCATTATCTTCAAATAGTTAAAACAGAGGTGGTTACAAGACGATCTTCTCGTGAACATAAATTACTCGAGGAATATGAGTACACAGCGCACAGTAGTTTGGTACAGAGCGTGTACATACCTGCGGCAAAATTCCATTTTGAGCTCTCTCCAATGCAG GTCCTAATCACAGAAAATCCCAAGTCATTTTCACATTTTATAACCAATGTCTGTGCCATAATTGGAGGTGTCTTCACG GTAGCTGGGATATTGGATTCAATTTTGCACCACACAGTTAGACTGATGAAGAAAGTTGAATTAGGAAAAAATTTTTGA
- the LOC8280744 gene encoding vascular-related unknown protein 1 gives MEDYPSMNSTMRTLVSSSSNDERAILVVDDDDDDKYSFEESGWTMYLDDSFDNNGDENHSSFPFDDETAASSLVSDAASLIFKKSDGDLEKSGLPIDNNKSYSRLSFKKRKTKGALVDDSLEDTASSPVNSPKVYDIMNQFNKSIKQRDMDVSQDKGNNITSSDQLLDDRSNLGFLGRESDNTELKKRGLCLVPVSMVVNYFG, from the exons ATGGAGGACTACCCATCAATGAACAGTACTATGAGAACACTTgtttcttcctcttctaatGATGAGAGAGCAATACttgttgttgatgatgatgatgatgataaataTAGTTTTGAAGAGAGTGGTTGGACTATGTATCTTGATGATTCTTTTGACAATAATGGTGATGAAAACCACAGTTCTTTCCCTTTTGATGATGAAACTGCAGCTTCTTCTCTAGTCTCTGATGCTGCTTCTTTGATCTTCAAGAAGTCTGATGGTGATCTTGAAAAATCTGGATTACCCATTGATAATAACAAAAGTTATAGCAGGCTGAGtttcaagaagaggaaaaccAAAGGAGCTCTGGTTGATGATTCTTTGGAGGATACTGCTAGTTCTCCTGTCAACAGTCCCAAG GTTTATGATATCATGAACCAGTTTAACAAGAGCATTAAACAGAGGGACATGGACGTTTCACAG GACAAAGGAAATAATATTACCTCAAGTGATCAGCTGCTAGATGACAGAAGTAATCTGGGTTTTCTTGGAAGAGAAAGTGACAACACAGAATTGAAGAAAAGGGGTCTTTGTTTAGTTCCTGTGTCCATGGTAGTGAATTATTTTGGTTGA
- the LOC8280743 gene encoding electron transfer flavoprotein subunit alpha, mitochondrial: MIRAFRSTTALPRLSSLITTFRSISTLVIAEHEGGAVKSQSINAIEAAKSLSNENSISVLLAGSGPSLQQAAQNAATSHPSISQVLVADSDKFTHGLAESWSKLVNLVQQKGGYSHIITAANSFGKNLLPRAAALLNVSPITDVIDISSSTQFIRPIYAGNALCTVKYTGTDPCMLTIRSTSFPVPEVSVNSNSNEAPISQVDLSSFDEDSIGKSRYVQCTSQDTERPDLGSARIVITGGRGLKSAENFKMIEKLAEKLGAAVGATRAAVDAGFVPNDLQVGQTGKIVAPELYLAFGVSGAIQHIAGMRDSRVIVAVNKDADAPIFQVADYGLVGDLFEVIPELLEKLPEKR; this comes from the exons atgattAGAGCATTCAGAAGCACCACAGCTCTCCCTCGATTATCCTCTTTAATCACCACGTTCAGATCGATAAGCACACTTGTAATAGCAGAACATGAAGGCGGTGCTGTAAAATCACAATCCATTAACGCAATAGAAGCAGCAAAATCTTTGAGCAATGAAAATTCAATCTCTGTTTTATTAGCTGGATCAGGTCCTTCACTTCAACAAGCTGCTCAGAATGCTGCCACTTCTCATCCCTCAATTTCACag GTACTTGTAGCTGATTCAGATAAATTTACACATGGTTTAGCGGAATCTTGgagtaaattggtaaatctggTTCAGCAAAAAGGCGGTTACTCTCATATAATTACTGCTGCAAATTCATTTGGGAAGAATTTATTACCACGCGCTGCTGCCCTTTTAAACGTTTCTCCAATTACTGATGTTATTGACATTTCTAGTTCTACTCAATTTatcag ACCAATTTATGCTGGAAATGCACTTTGTACCGTTAAATACACTGGCACCGATCCTTGTATGTTGACTATTAGGTCAACATCTTTTCCAGTACCTGAGGTCTCCGTTAATTCAAATTCTAATGAAGCTCCTATTTCCCAGGTTGATCTCTCAAGCTTTGATGAAG ATTCTATAGGTAAGTCTAGATATGTACAATGTACATCTCAGGATACGGAACGTCCTGATCTTGGAAGTGCGCGAATAGTGATCACGGGAGGCCGAGGGTTGAAAAGTGCtgagaattttaaaatgattgaGAAGCTTGCAGAAAAGCTTGGTGCCGCTG TTGGCGCTACTCGTGCTGCTGTTGATGCAGGATTTGTTCCAAATGACCTCCAG GTTGGTCAGACTGGAAAAATTGTTGCTCCAGAATTATATTTGGCTTTTGGCGTCTCTGGAGCCATTCAGCACATAGCTGGCATGAGAGATTCTAGGGTCATTGTTGCTGTAAATAAAGATGCAGATGCACCTATTTTCCAG GTAGCCGATTATGGGCTTGTGGGTGATCTATTTGAGGTGATACCAGAATTGTTAGAGAAGCTTCCTGAGAAAAGGTAG